A genomic window from Polaribacter gangjinensis includes:
- a CDS encoding nucleoside-diphosphate kinase encodes MATNRTFTMIKPDAVENGHTGAILAQINAAGFRIVALKKTQMTKNDAENFYEVHKERPFFGELVEFMTRGPIVAAILEKENAVEDFRTLIGATNPANATEGTIRKLYATSMGENAIHGSDSDENALIEGNFHFSGREQF; translated from the coding sequence ATGGCTACAAATAGAACATTTACCATGATCAAACCAGATGCAGTTGAAAACGGGCATACTGGAGCAATTTTAGCACAAATTAATGCAGCGGGATTTCGTATTGTTGCATTAAAAAAAACGCAAATGACCAAAAACGATGCAGAAAATTTTTATGAAGTTCATAAAGAGCGTCCATTTTTTGGAGAATTGGTTGAATTTATGACAAGAGGCCCAATTGTTGCTGCAATTTTAGAAAAAGAAAATGCTGTAGAAGATTTTAGAACTTTAATTGGTGCTACAAATCCTGCAAATGCTACTGAAGGAACCATTAGAAAATTATATGCAACATCTATGGGTGAAAATGCAATTCACGGATCAGATTCTGATGAAAATGCATTGATTGAAGGTAATTTTCACTTTTCAGGTAGAGAACAATTTTAA
- a CDS encoding LTA synthase family protein, whose amino-acid sequence MPNYIKYIFKNVLFLFVYLTIFRLLFYFFALDTTGFDTSELKNAFFLGSRFDLKLASLGVFPIAILVLILNNRFFVKPIFKKTANFYWVFFYVVITIFYLFDFGFYNYLNTRIDATALRFTTNLMISLQVMVESYPVFTGLFGLLILGILVYKFSNWQYKIAAKNSFVLSIKRKSIYFVSTIIVLSFFIYNSFTHYPLRWSQAFFSKNIAINQFALNPVLYFFDSFAFRSEGVDLEDFKKYYPIISENLHLPKDTISFERKMIFNKSSSEKMNVVFVMLESLGVKPLGYYGNAANASPHIDSLLRKSIHFSNFYVHKSGTAASVFSSVTGLPDVDDINTASRNPMIIDQRILFDQFDGYEKLYLIGGSANWANIRGIFQANIAGLQIFEEGSYEMENRADVWGIDDYELFKESDEEFKKLHEQKKPFVAYIQTASNHIPFTVPDKKEEFIPLSKDSISADVLEKSGFKSIEQLNALRYLDFNVGKFLERAKKSGYYDNTVFVFFGDHNTAMNPTDKYSKEYDLNIQLQHVPFIIHAPKLFAPIEIKTYGKLIDLFPTVMSLMNINHTNYTLGRNLLDPFAAKDSFSFVYLRMNGEPTIGILKDSLYFSKTLVTKTKGLYDLRTKTLDDLSKKDSLKASQMDSLLMAYYHSTKYLYFNNKKLAH is encoded by the coding sequence ATGCCAAACTACATAAAGTATATTTTTAAAAATGTACTTTTTCTTTTTGTTTACCTTACAATCTTTCGATTGTTATTTTATTTTTTTGCATTAGATACGACCGGTTTTGATACTTCCGAATTAAAAAATGCTTTTTTCTTAGGATCAAGATTTGATTTAAAATTGGCTTCTTTAGGTGTTTTTCCTATTGCTATTTTGGTTTTAATTCTCAATAACCGATTTTTTGTAAAACCAATATTCAAAAAAACTGCAAACTTTTATTGGGTATTTTTCTATGTTGTGATTACCATTTTTTACTTATTTGATTTTGGATTTTACAATTATCTAAATACAAGAATTGATGCAACTGCACTTCGTTTTACAACGAATTTAATGATTTCACTTCAAGTAATGGTGGAAAGTTATCCTGTGTTTACAGGTCTTTTTGGATTGTTGATTCTTGGAATTCTCGTTTATAAATTTAGCAATTGGCAATACAAAATTGCTGCAAAAAATAGTTTTGTTTTATCTATTAAAAGAAAGAGCATCTATTTTGTGAGTACGATCATTGTGCTCTCATTTTTTATTTATAACAGTTTTACGCATTATCCTTTACGTTGGAGCCAAGCATTTTTTTCGAAAAATATTGCCATCAATCAATTTGCTTTAAATCCGGTTTTATACTTTTTTGACAGTTTTGCTTTTAGAAGTGAAGGTGTTGATTTAGAAGACTTTAAAAAGTATTATCCTATTATTTCAGAAAATTTACATTTACCAAAAGACACGATTTCTTTCGAAAGAAAAATGATTTTCAACAAATCATCTTCAGAAAAAATGAATGTTGTATTTGTGATGTTAGAATCTTTGGGTGTAAAACCTTTGGGGTATTATGGAAATGCCGCAAATGCTTCGCCACATATCGATTCTTTATTGAGAAAAAGTATCCATTTTTCTAACTTTTATGTACATAAATCTGGCACAGCCGCTAGTGTTTTTTCTAGTGTTACAGGATTGCCAGATGTTGATGATATCAATACTGCCTCTAGAAATCCAATGATTATTGATCAGCGAATTTTGTTTGATCAATTTGATGGATATGAAAAATTGTATTTGATTGGAGGAAGTGCTAATTGGGCAAATATCAGAGGGATTTTTCAAGCAAACATAGCTGGTCTTCAAATTTTTGAAGAAGGAAGTTATGAAATGGAAAACAGAGCAGATGTTTGGGGAATTGATGATTACGAATTATTTAAAGAATCTGATGAAGAATTTAAAAAATTACATGAGCAAAAAAAACCATTTGTAGCTTATATACAAACCGCTTCTAATCACATTCCTTTTACAGTTCCTGATAAAAAAGAAGAGTTTATACCACTATCAAAAGATTCAATTTCAGCAGATGTATTGGAAAAATCTGGGTTTAAATCCATTGAGCAACTCAATGCTTTGCGTTATTTAGATTTTAATGTTGGGAAATTTTTAGAAAGAGCCAAAAAATCAGGCTATTATGATAATACAGTTTTTGTATTTTTTGGTGATCACAATACTGCTATGAATCCCACTGATAAATATTCGAAAGAATATGATTTGAATATTCAATTACAACATGTACCTTTTATCATTCACGCACCAAAACTTTTTGCACCAATTGAAATTAAAACATATGGAAAATTGATTGATTTATTTCCAACTGTTATGAGTTTGATGAATATCAATCACACAAATTATACTTTAGGAAGAAATCTTTTAGATCCTTTTGCTGCAAAAGATTCATTTTCATTTGTTTATTTAAGAATGAATGGCGAACCAACCATTGGAATTTTGAAAGACAGTTTATACTTTTCTAAAACACTAGTAACAAAAACAAAAGGATTGTATGATTTAAGAACAAAAACATTGGATGATCTTTCTAAAAAAGATTCTTTAAAAGCCTCACAAATGGACAGTTTGCTGATGGCTTATTACCATTCAACAAAATACTTGTATTTTAATAATAAAAAATTAGCCCATTAG
- the gldI gene encoding gliding motility-associated peptidyl-prolyl isomerase GldI has translation MKVNSFFLLSFIFLLSCSKIEPRRPINPKPSTTIYKEVIEDSKKINKAEDEMLAELIKKDTLLNFKQSSQGFWYAYNHQIQENLPTPKLGDEVVIVYQISDLNDAIIYSKEELGQKTYKIDKEDFISGLQKGIKLMKTGETITFVLPFYNAFGVLGDGNKIGVNQSIKITVTLIKITN, from the coding sequence ATGAAAGTTAATTCATTTTTTCTGTTGAGTTTTATTTTTCTTTTAAGTTGTTCAAAAATTGAACCAAGAAGACCTATAAACCCCAAACCTTCTACTACAATCTATAAAGAGGTTATCGAAGATTCAAAAAAAATCAATAAAGCAGAAGATGAGATGCTTGCAGAGTTGATTAAAAAAGACACTTTACTTAATTTCAAGCAATCATCACAAGGTTTTTGGTATGCTTATAATCATCAAATTCAAGAAAATTTACCAACTCCAAAATTAGGAGATGAAGTAGTTATTGTATATCAAATTTCAGATTTGAATGATGCTATTATATATAGTAAAGAGGAATTAGGACAAAAAACATATAAAATAGACAAAGAAGATTTTATTTCTGGCTTACAAAAAGGAATAAAGTTGATGAAAACCGGAGAAACCATTACATTTGTGCTTCCATTCTACAATGCTTTTGGTGTTTTAGGTGATGGAAATAAAATTGGAGTAAACCAATCAATAAAAATTACAGTAACATTAATTAAAATAACAAACTAA
- a CDS encoding DHH family phosphoesterase, which yields MILKGINELKKFLEFSRNIVIVGHKNPDGDAIGATLGLKHYLDKKGHHCTVLVPNEYPDFLHWLPGSETTFRFDWQNKQAQKAISNSDIIFLLDFNALHRVGDDMQQTLQKYPNDFVLIDHHQQPDDFRYMYSDVEICSTAQMVYQFIEMNNDLHLIDATIATCLYTGIMTDTGSFRFRSTTSKTHRIIADLIDKGAENDRIHSNVYDSNSKNRLLLLGQALQNLKVLEQYKTAFITLTDEEKNRFEFQKGDSEGVVNYALSIKGIVFAAIFIEDIEQNIIKISFRSKGSFSVNQFARNHFEGGGHDNAAGGKSSLTLQETVAKFIELLPNYITALENSYES from the coding sequence ATGATTTTAAAAGGAATAAACGAATTAAAAAAGTTTTTAGAATTTTCTAGAAATATCGTGATTGTTGGCCACAAAAATCCAGATGGAGATGCCATTGGCGCTACATTAGGGTTAAAGCACTATTTGGATAAAAAAGGACATCATTGTACAGTTTTAGTACCTAATGAATATCCAGATTTTTTACATTGGTTGCCAGGCTCTGAAACTACTTTTCGTTTTGATTGGCAAAATAAACAAGCGCAAAAAGCAATTTCAAACTCCGATATTATTTTTTTGTTGGATTTCAATGCATTGCATAGAGTTGGTGATGATATGCAGCAAACGTTGCAAAAATATCCTAACGATTTTGTGTTGATTGATCATCATCAACAACCTGATGATTTTAGGTATATGTATTCTGATGTAGAAATTTGTTCTACTGCACAAATGGTGTATCAATTCATAGAAATGAATAATGATTTACACCTTATTGATGCAACAATTGCAACTTGTTTATACACAGGAATCATGACAGATACTGGTTCTTTTCGTTTTAGATCAACTACAAGTAAAACACATAGAATTATTGCAGATTTAATTGATAAAGGTGCTGAAAATGATAGAATTCATTCAAATGTGTATGATTCTAATTCAAAAAACAGACTACTTTTATTAGGACAAGCTTTGCAAAACCTAAAAGTGTTAGAACAATACAAAACAGCTTTCATCACGTTGACTGATGAAGAAAAAAACAGGTTTGAGTTCCAAAAAGGTGATTCTGAGGGAGTTGTAAATTACGCTCTATCTATAAAAGGAATCGTTTTTGCAGCCATTTTTATTGAAGATATTGAGCAAAACATCATCAAAATTTCATTTCGTTCTAAAGGAAGTTTTTCTGTAAATCAGTTTGCAAGAAACCATTTTGAAGGTGGTGGACATGACAATGCAGCAGGAGGAAAATCAAGTTTAACTCTACAAGAGACTGTTGCAAAATTCATTGAGTTGTTACCAAATTATATCACTGCATTAGAAAATTCTTATGAAAGTTAA
- a CDS encoding FKBP-type peptidyl-prolyl cis-trans isomerase codes for MRILKNLVVLLTISSLISCNSQVKDVKELKTEIDSASYALGLDMAIKVKANFEEANKELFLQGYRNGIDSLNMLIKPEDLNAFLSKFFQKLQQDKVQKEAEKKFGAVKKAGEDFLAENKVKKGIITTNSGLQYEVLTEGSGEKALPTSKIKIHYHGTTIDGQVFDSSVDRKEPIDATPTQFIQGFSEGLLLMNKGAKYRLFIPQELAYGAQQRGDLIKPFSTLIFEIEMLEITNE; via the coding sequence ATGAGAATTTTAAAAAATTTAGTAGTGCTTTTGACAATTTCAAGTTTAATCTCTTGCAATAGTCAAGTGAAAGATGTAAAAGAGCTTAAAACTGAAATCGATTCAGCAAGTTATGCTTTAGGATTAGACATGGCAATCAAAGTAAAAGCCAATTTTGAGGAAGCAAACAAAGAATTGTTTTTACAAGGGTACAGAAATGGTATTGATTCATTAAACATGTTGATAAAGCCAGAGGATTTAAATGCTTTTTTAAGTAAATTTTTCCAAAAATTACAACAAGATAAAGTTCAAAAAGAAGCAGAGAAAAAATTTGGTGCTGTTAAAAAAGCAGGGGAAGATTTCTTAGCTGAAAACAAAGTAAAAAAAGGAATCATTACTACCAATAGTGGTTTGCAATATGAAGTGTTGACAGAAGGTTCTGGTGAAAAAGCGTTACCAACTTCAAAAATTAAAATTCATTACCACGGAACTACAATTGATGGTCAAGTTTTTGATAGTTCAGTTGATAGAAAAGAACCTATTGATGCTACACCAACTCAATTCATACAAGGATTTAGTGAAGGGTTATTATTGATGAATAAAGGAGCAAAATATCGTTTATTCATTCCTCAAGAATTGGCTTATGGCGCACAACAAAGAGGTGATTTAATCAAACCATTCTCAACGTTGATTTTTGAAATTGAAATGTTAGAAATCACTAACGAATAA
- the recF gene encoding DNA replication/repair protein RecF (All proteins in this family for which functions are known are DNA-binding proteins that assist the filamentation of RecA onto DNA for the initiation of recombination or recombinational repair.), which produces MYLQKLSIVNFKNITSQTFDFQKKINCFVGNNGVGKTNVLDAIYYLSFAKSYFNTVAVQNINHNASFFMIEGDYLIDERPEKIVCSLKKGQKKVLKRNDKIYEKFSEHVGQFPLVIISPADRDLVTEGSETRRKFIDGVISQQNKQYLNDLISYNKVLTQRNALLKYFAANRTFDALNLGVYDEQLSEYGTRIYEVRKQFLEAFIPIFNQKYQIISGDSERVNLLYKSHLHDFEIKQLLKKSLEKDKILQFTTAGIHKDDLSFDIGEYPIKKFGSQGQQKSYLIALKLAQFEFIKQKSTITPIVLLDDIFDKLDENRVSQIVDLVNNDEFGQIFITDTHPERTENIVKMSNKPYQIFKL; this is translated from the coding sequence ATGTATCTTCAAAAATTATCTATTGTAAATTTTAAAAATATAACTTCGCAAACTTTTGATTTTCAGAAGAAAATAAATTGTTTTGTGGGCAATAATGGCGTTGGAAAAACCAATGTATTGGATGCAATTTACTATTTGTCGTTTGCAAAAAGTTATTTCAATACTGTTGCTGTGCAAAATATCAATCACAATGCTTCTTTTTTTATGATTGAAGGTGATTATTTGATTGATGAAAGACCTGAAAAAATTGTGTGTAGTCTTAAAAAAGGGCAAAAAAAAGTATTGAAACGAAATGATAAAATTTACGAGAAGTTTTCAGAACATGTTGGGCAATTTCCATTGGTAATTATTTCTCCTGCTGACCGAGATTTGGTTACAGAAGGCAGTGAAACTCGAAGAAAATTTATTGATGGTGTTATCTCGCAACAAAACAAACAGTATTTAAATGATTTGATTTCATATAATAAAGTATTGACTCAACGCAATGCTTTGTTGAAATATTTTGCTGCGAATCGCACTTTTGATGCTTTAAATTTAGGGGTTTATGATGAGCAATTGTCTGAATATGGAACTAGAATTTACGAAGTTCGCAAGCAATTTTTAGAGGCATTTATTCCGATTTTCAATCAAAAATATCAAATCATTTCAGGAGATTCAGAACGAGTTAATTTGCTGTATAAAAGTCATTTACATGATTTTGAAATCAAACAATTGCTAAAAAAATCATTAGAAAAAGATAAAATTTTACAATTCACTACAGCAGGAATTCACAAAGATGATTTGAGTTTTGATATCGGTGAATATCCTATTAAAAAATTTGGCTCTCAGGGGCAACAAAAATCATATCTGATTGCACTTAAATTGGCGCAATTTGAGTTTATCAAGCAAAAATCAACCATAACTCCTATAGTTTTATTGGATGATATTTTTGATAAATTAGACGAAAACAGAGTTTCGCAAATTGTAGATTTGGTAAATAATGATGAATTTGGGCAAATTTTTATCACAGATACACATCCTGAAAGAACAGAAAACATTGTAAAAATGAGTAACAAACCGTATCAAATTTTTAAGTTGTAA
- a CDS encoding peptidylprolyl isomerase, whose protein sequence is MKYLKLLLLIPFIFSCNSTKYEGLKDGLYAEIQTNKGDILLELYYEDVPMTVASFVSLAEGNNEKVPDSIKGKKYYDGIRFHRVVNNFIIQAGDPTETGKGFPGYRFGDEFPVDENNEYVYTHNDYGVLSMGNSGPDTNGSQFFITKTPSQHLDGKHAVFGKTIINSLQLKELKNQFSDTNKLQKAIDSLRLSVVNSIVQFDTIKTIKIIRIGDDAKKFDAPKVFEEEMVQYELGEEGRQKIKDAIEEKRYNEYLVNRNAFYAKLDESNAIKTASGLGFLVLKSNPKGQKVVDHKSIRAHFSLFLADGKKIQSTEDSGAPLVFRLDDKQRPMITGFAEGVRMMREGEKARLFVPYYIGFGEAAYGPFPAKSDLIFEVEIIEIEK, encoded by the coding sequence ATGAAATATTTAAAACTATTACTTTTAATTCCTTTCATATTTAGCTGTAATTCAACTAAATATGAGGGATTGAAAGATGGTTTGTATGCCGAAATTCAAACAAACAAAGGCGATATTTTATTGGAATTGTATTATGAAGATGTTCCAATGACAGTTGCCAGTTTTGTTTCTTTAGCAGAAGGAAATAACGAAAAAGTTCCTGATTCTATTAAAGGAAAAAAATATTACGATGGAATTCGTTTTCACAGAGTGGTAAACAATTTCATCATTCAAGCTGGTGATCCAACAGAAACAGGTAAAGGATTTCCAGGATATCGTTTTGGAGATGAATTTCCGGTTGATGAAAACAATGAGTATGTATACACTCATAACGATTATGGAGTTTTATCCATGGGAAATTCTGGTCCTGACACCAATGGAAGTCAGTTTTTTATCACAAAAACTCCCTCTCAACATTTAGACGGAAAACATGCTGTTTTTGGCAAAACAATTATAAACTCTTTACAATTAAAAGAGTTAAAAAATCAATTTTCCGATACAAATAAACTGCAAAAAGCGATTGATTCTCTGAGACTTTCAGTGGTAAATTCAATTGTTCAGTTTGATACTATCAAAACAATTAAAATCATCAGAATTGGTGATGATGCAAAAAAGTTTGATGCTCCAAAAGTTTTCGAAGAAGAAATGGTTCAATATGAACTTGGTGAAGAAGGTCGTCAAAAAATAAAAGATGCAATTGAAGAAAAAAGATACAATGAATATCTTGTGAATAGAAATGCATTTTACGCAAAATTAGACGAATCAAATGCTATAAAAACAGCTTCTGGTTTAGGATTTTTAGTATTGAAAAGCAATCCAAAAGGACAAAAAGTTGTTGATCATAAATCGATAAGAGCTCATTTTTCATTATTTCTGGCAGATGGTAAAAAAATACAATCAACAGAAGATAGTGGAGCACCTTTGGTTTTTCGTTTAGATGATAAACAAAGACCAATGATTACCGGTTTTGCTGAAGGTGTAAGAATGATGAGAGAAGGTGAAAAAGCTCGTTTATTTGTGCCTTATTATATTGGTTTTGGAGAGGCAGCTTATGGCCCTTTTCCTGCAAAATCAGATTTGATTTTCGAAGTAGAAATTATAGAAATAGAAAAGTAG
- a CDS encoding phosphatase PAP2 family protein — protein MLEILIQKDKELLIFLNNLGSEQWDSFWLLITKQLYWTPLFLLIFYMIFKTFGLKKGGFILLSIIILVAFSDQFTNIIKDYFQRLRPNNDPEIKHLLRNFIQPQSFSFTSGHATTSTFFTVFIILLLRNHYKNTYFLLLFPLIFGYSRIYLGVHFPLDIVTGFIAGTILAIVYYKLFSVVFKKLMG, from the coding sequence TTGTTAGAAATTCTTATACAAAAAGACAAAGAACTGCTCATTTTCTTAAATAATTTAGGAAGTGAACAATGGGATTCGTTTTGGTTGTTAATCACTAAACAATTGTATTGGACGCCATTATTTCTTCTTATTTTTTATATGATTTTTAAAACATTCGGGCTAAAAAAAGGCGGATTTATTCTATTATCAATCATAATCTTAGTGGCTTTTTCTGACCAGTTTACAAACATCATAAAAGATTATTTTCAAAGATTACGACCTAATAACGATCCAGAAATCAAACATTTATTACGTAATTTTATTCAGCCTCAAAGTTTTAGCTTTACCTCTGGTCACGCTACAACGTCTACTTTTTTTACAGTTTTTATAATTCTCTTATTAAGAAACCATTACAAAAACACCTATTTCTTACTGCTTTTTCCTTTGATTTTTGGATATAGCAGAATCTACTTAGGAGTTCATTTTCCGTTAGATATCGTAACTGGTTTTATTGCAGGAACAATCCTTGCAATTGTATACTACAAGTTATTTAGTGTTGTTTTTAAAAAACTAATGGGCTAA
- a CDS encoding DUF721 domain-containing protein — protein MAKRENDSFLVKDLMQIFIKENNLTKGMQKIQIEETWAKLMGQGVAGYTTSVKLQNKTLIVQLSSSVLREELTYGKEKIIKMMNEEMGENIISKIILA, from the coding sequence ATGGCAAAAAGAGAAAATGATTCATTTTTGGTAAAAGACTTGATGCAAATTTTTATCAAAGAAAACAATCTGACTAAAGGAATGCAAAAAATTCAGATTGAAGAAACTTGGGCAAAATTGATGGGTCAAGGAGTTGCAGGATATACAACTTCTGTAAAATTGCAAAACAAAACGTTAATTGTTCAATTATCATCTTCCGTTTTAAGGGAAGAATTAACGTATGGAAAGGAAAAAATAATTAAAATGATGAATGAAGAAATGGGCGAAAATATCATTTCAAAAATCATATTGGCATAA